One stretch of Triticum urartu cultivar G1812 unplaced genomic scaffold, Tu2.1 TuUngrouped_contig_8193, whole genome shotgun sequence DNA includes these proteins:
- the LOC125531826 gene encoding uncharacterized protein LOC125531826, translating into MKALCEVDMGVLTSDNVEVIQEEIGKLPQLHVLSIRISNNKIQTEELKDELWHKLASFLSNTCALQSLNLECWEYGQALSTGSVEFLHYVSRPPSLLQYLSICGSIKELPEWVSSLTYLTKFEAEWTEVDGNQLFHVLCKLPNLQTVKLKRVECKDGELVARLEQSFPVLRILEVLYCPTLTKFTFEEGSMTKLETLVLDFHNEEMSLAGVENLENLKEVKLRGRKGNPAMERAVEQLKTHPKSNQIKVVADWW; encoded by the coding sequence ATGAAGGCACTGTGCGAGGTGGACATGGGAGTTCTCACAAGTGACAATGTTGAGGTTATCCAAGAAGAGATCGGTAAGCTGCCACAGTTGCATGTTCTAAGTATTCGAATCAGTAACAATAAGATACAAACTGAAGAGCTCAAAGACGAGTTATGGCATAAACTTGCCTCCTTCCTGAGCAACACATGCGCTCTCCAATCACTCAATCTGGAATGCTGGGAGTATGGTCAAGCTCTTTCTACTGGCAGTGTGGAGTTTCTGCATTACGTCTCCCGGCCTCCGTCACTGCTCCAATACCTTAGTATTTGTGGGAGCATTAAGGAACTGCCCGAAtgggtctcatcactcacatacCTCACAAAGTTTGAAGCGGAATGGACAGAAGTTGATGGCAACCAGTTATTTCATGTCCTGTGTAAGTTGCCCAACCTGCAGACCGTCAAACTGAAGCGAGTTGAGTGCAAAGACGGAGAACTAGTTGCACGCCTTGAACAAAGCTTCCCGGTGCTTAGGATCCTGGAGGTGTTATACTGTCCCACCTTGACAAAGTTCACATTCGAGGAAGGATCAATGACAAAGCTCGAGACACTTGTATTGGACTTTCATAATGAGGAGATGAGCCTTGCTGGAGTCGAGAACTTGGAGAACCTTAAAGAGGTCAAGCTCCGTGGTAGGAAAGGTAACCCGGCAATGGAACGTGCAGTGGAGCAGCTCAAGACTCACCCCAAGTCCAATCAGATCAAAGTGGTAGCGGACTGGTGGTGA